CAGCACCTCCTGGAGACCGGTCGCATCGGCCGCGCCAAGGGCGGCGCGCCCAAGCGGGCGACCCGCGAGGAGCTGGAGTGGATGGTCGAGGAGGGCGATCGCGCGATCCAGGAGTTCATCACCGCCAACCTGCGGCTGGTCGTCTCGATCGCCCGCAAGTACGGCCGCAGCCAGATGCCGATGCTCGACCTGGTGCAGGAGGGCAACACCGGCCTGATCCGCGCGGTCGAGAAGTTCGACTACACCAAAGGCTTCAAGTTCTCGACCTATGCCACCTGGTGGGTGCGTCAGGCGATCACCCGCGGCATCGCCCAGCAGGCCCGTGTGGTCCGTCTCCCCGTCCACGTGGTCGAGGAGATCAACCAGGTCAACGGTGCCCGCCGCACCCTCGAGCGTCAGCTCGGTCGCGACCCGGAGCCCGAGGACATCGCCACCGAGCTCGACATGCCGGTCGAGCGCGTGCTCGACCTCATGGCCTGGTCCCGCGACCACGTCAGCCTGGACACCCCGCTCGACGAGGAGGGCGACACCTCCCTCGGTGACCTGATCGCCCAGGAGAGCGCCCCGGGCCCCGACACCACCTTCCTCAGCACCGAGTCGCGTGAGCGCCTCTCGGCCCTGGTGGACAAGCTCGACCCCCGGGCGGCGGACATCATCCGGGCGCGCTACGGCCTGGTCGACGGCCGCATCCACAAGCTCGCCGACATCGGCGCCAAGCACGGCATCTCCGCCGAGCGGGTCCGCCAGCTCGAGCGGGAGGCGCTGCAGAAGCTCCGCGGCTTCGCCGGCCCCGACATGGCGGCCTGATCCGCTGGGTGCGGTTTCACTAGGTACCTAGTGACTTTGTCACTCCCCGAGCGAAACTTCGCTCGGGGAGTGCCAGTTTTCCCGCGCGTACGACGGGGCGGGCCCGGTCGCGGCCCACCCGCGGCATGATGCGCCCATGCCGGCCGCCGCGAGCACCCTGCTCAGCCCCGTGCTGCTCGCGGCCTGGCTCGTGCTCGGCCTGCTGATCGCACGGCGCAGCCACGCGGCCGGCACCGTGATGCTCTGGATGGTGGTCTTCGGTCCGCTCGGCCTCCTCCTCGTGGCGTACGGCGAGCACCAGCGCGCCCGCCTCGGATCACCTCCCGAGGGCGGCCCGGACACGCCCGAGCTCTTCGTCCCCGTCGAGGTGCACACGGAGTCCGGATGGGTGGCGGGCACGCTGCATCACTGGACCCTCACCGCGCAGGGCTGGCACGGCTGGGTCACGTTCGACCGCGACGGGACGGTCGCCGCCGAGTGGTTCACCTCGGACGCCGTGCGCCGCGGGCCGGGCGAGTCACCGGCGCCCCGCGGGCCCGAGGAGCCACGAGGTGGTCCCGTCGGCTGGGGTTCCTGAGGAAATCAGCCCATCAGCTCGGCGTACACCTCACGCA
This genomic window from Nocardioides marmoribigeumensis contains:
- a CDS encoding sigma-70 family RNA polymerase sigma factor gives rise to the protein MTATITHTREIEGRDSVGLYLDEIARTPLLDAVREVELAKTIEAGLFAQHLLETGRIGRAKGGAPKRATREELEWMVEEGDRAIQEFITANLRLVVSIARKYGRSQMPMLDLVQEGNTGLIRAVEKFDYTKGFKFSTYATWWVRQAITRGIAQQARVVRLPVHVVEEINQVNGARRTLERQLGRDPEPEDIATELDMPVERVLDLMAWSRDHVSLDTPLDEEGDTSLGDLIAQESAPGPDTTFLSTESRERLSALVDKLDPRAADIIRARYGLVDGRIHKLADIGAKHGISAERVRQLEREALQKLRGFAGPDMAA